A genomic window from Micromonospora ferruginea includes:
- a CDS encoding DUF624 domain-containing protein, producing the protein MTDAAGRRPEFGDGPLSRAAATVHTLLTVELWLLLGVLPGLVALVLLDRDASNLPLVAVALLPVGPAVSAALHTLRHQRPDLTDLRPAATFRRAYRANLTGVLRVWAPTLAWLTVIAVNLAHLDAAGVPGWWAAPLVLVGAGVLLVGVNALVIVSLFTFRTRDAIRLAVYFLVRRPGVTLGNTVLLAAAAGVTAAFSEAVLALLAAPLVLALLRIADPMIDTIRTEFTP; encoded by the coding sequence GTGACCGACGCGGCGGGCCGGCGACCGGAGTTCGGCGACGGGCCGTTGTCGCGGGCCGCCGCCACCGTCCACACGCTGCTGACCGTGGAGCTGTGGCTGCTGCTCGGCGTGCTGCCCGGCCTGGTCGCGCTGGTGCTGCTCGACCGCGACGCCAGCAACCTGCCGCTGGTCGCGGTCGCGCTGCTGCCGGTCGGCCCGGCCGTCTCGGCCGCGCTGCACACCCTGCGCCACCAGCGCCCGGACCTGACCGACCTGCGGCCCGCCGCCACCTTCCGCCGGGCCTACCGGGCCAACCTGACGGGCGTGCTGCGCGTCTGGGCGCCGACGCTGGCGTGGCTGACCGTCATCGCGGTGAACCTGGCCCACCTGGACGCCGCGGGTGTCCCCGGCTGGTGGGCGGCGCCGCTGGTGCTGGTCGGCGCCGGGGTGCTGCTGGTCGGCGTCAACGCCCTGGTGATCGTCTCGCTGTTCACCTTCCGCACCCGCGACGCGATCCGGCTGGCCGTGTACTTCCTGGTGCGCCGGCCCGGCGTCACGCTCGGCAACACCGTGCTGCTGGCCGCCGCCGCCGGGGTCACCGCGGCCTTCTCCGAGGCGGTGCTCGCCCTGCTGGCCGCGCCACTGGTGCTGGCGCTGCTGCGGATCGCCGACCCGATGATCGACACCATCCGGACGGAGTTCACCCCATGA
- a CDS encoding alpha-glucuronidase encodes MSVPVTGRASAAEKSTWHAAWLPSAAFRALGARDVLVHGDGTLVDTVLDEVTRACARHGGRVWHSPPWDVDADLVLASRTAGPVANAAAEAARLGATPAVDGTGDGSLGEEGFLLARVDGVTVVLADAPAGLLYGLFHVVRLGAAAFDDDRPPRRHQPALARRILDHWDNVAVHPVSGQVERGYAGGSVFWRDGAARREPERLRDYGRLLAACGVNAVTVNNVNVHDTEARLLTDRLGDVAEIADALRPYGIRVHLSVTFAAPMVLGGLPTADPLDGRVRAWWAEATGRVYRRIPDFGGYLVKADSEGRPGPFAYGRDHADGANLLAGALAPHGGVVRWRAFVYDHRQDWRDRSTDRARAAHDHFAPLDGRFRDDVVLQVKFGPLDFQTREPVSPVLAAMPATRLALEVQATQEYTGQQRHVCHLGPWWSEVLRFAPWGPAGDTVADVVAAGGLVAVANVGDDPFWTGHPLAQANLYAAGRLAWDPRLDPGAILDEWIELTWLPVTTGDPELVRRTLHAIMDDSWRTYERYTAPLGVGFMVRPGHHYGPDVDGYEYTPWGTYHFADRDGVGVDRTRATGTGFTGQYPSPWSEVYESRRRCPDELLLFFHHVPYGHVLHSGRTVIQHIYDTHFAGVAEVAAMRERWRSLAGALDPAVHDRVAERLDEQFRCAVEWRDQVNTYFFRKSGVPDAHGRRIH; translated from the coding sequence ATGAGCGTTCCGGTCACCGGCCGGGCCTCGGCCGCCGAGAAGTCGACCTGGCACGCGGCCTGGCTGCCGTCGGCGGCGTTCCGGGCCCTCGGCGCCCGGGACGTGCTGGTGCACGGCGACGGCACGCTCGTCGACACCGTGCTGGACGAGGTGACCCGGGCCTGCGCCCGCCACGGCGGGCGGGTCTGGCACTCCCCGCCCTGGGACGTCGACGCCGACCTGGTGCTCGCGTCGCGTACCGCCGGTCCGGTCGCGAACGCGGCGGCCGAGGCGGCCCGCCTGGGCGCGACGCCGGCGGTGGACGGCACGGGCGACGGGTCCCTGGGCGAGGAGGGGTTCCTGCTGGCCCGGGTGGACGGCGTGACGGTGGTGCTGGCCGACGCGCCGGCCGGCCTGCTGTACGGGCTGTTCCACGTGGTCCGGCTCGGCGCGGCGGCCTTCGACGACGACCGGCCGCCCCGGCGGCACCAGCCAGCGCTGGCCCGGCGGATACTCGACCACTGGGACAACGTGGCCGTGCACCCGGTGTCGGGGCAGGTCGAACGCGGCTACGCCGGCGGCTCCGTCTTCTGGCGCGACGGCGCCGCCCGGCGGGAGCCGGAGCGGCTACGGGACTACGGGCGTCTGCTCGCCGCGTGCGGCGTCAACGCGGTGACGGTGAACAACGTCAACGTGCACGACACCGAGGCGCGGCTGCTGACCGACCGGCTCGGCGACGTGGCCGAGATCGCCGACGCGCTGCGCCCGTACGGCATCCGGGTCCATCTGTCGGTGACCTTCGCCGCCCCGATGGTGCTCGGCGGCCTGCCCACCGCGGACCCGCTGGACGGCCGGGTGCGGGCCTGGTGGGCGGAGGCCACCGGGCGGGTCTACCGGCGGATCCCGGACTTCGGCGGCTACCTGGTGAAGGCCGACTCGGAGGGCCGGCCCGGCCCGTTCGCCTACGGGCGCGACCACGCCGACGGGGCGAACCTGCTCGCCGGGGCGCTCGCCCCGCACGGCGGCGTGGTGCGCTGGCGGGCATTCGTCTACGACCACCGGCAGGACTGGCGGGACCGGTCCACCGATCGGGCCCGGGCCGCGCACGACCACTTCGCGCCGCTGGACGGGCGGTTCCGGGACGACGTCGTCCTCCAGGTGAAGTTCGGGCCGCTGGACTTCCAGACGCGCGAGCCGGTGTCTCCGGTGCTCGCCGCGATGCCGGCCACCCGGCTGGCGCTGGAGGTGCAGGCGACGCAGGAGTACACCGGCCAGCAGCGGCACGTCTGCCATCTCGGCCCGTGGTGGAGCGAGGTGCTGCGGTTCGCGCCGTGGGGTCCGGCCGGCGACACGGTCGCCGACGTGGTCGCCGCCGGCGGCCTGGTGGCGGTGGCCAACGTGGGCGACGACCCGTTCTGGACCGGGCATCCGCTGGCCCAGGCGAACCTGTACGCCGCCGGCCGCCTCGCCTGGGATCCGCGGCTGGACCCGGGCGCGATCCTCGACGAGTGGATCGAGCTGACCTGGCTGCCGGTGACCACCGGCGATCCGGAGCTGGTGCGGCGGACGCTGCACGCGATCATGGACGATTCCTGGCGCACCTACGAGCGCTACACCGCGCCGCTGGGCGTCGGCTTCATGGTCCGGCCGGGCCACCACTACGGGCCGGACGTGGACGGGTACGAGTACACCCCGTGGGGCACCTACCACTTCGCCGACCGCGACGGTGTCGGGGTGGACCGCACCCGGGCGACCGGCACCGGCTTCACCGGCCAGTACCCGTCGCCGTGGTCGGAGGTGTACGAGTCGCGCCGGCGGTGCCCGGACGAGCTGCTGCTCTTCTTCCACCACGTGCCGTACGGTCACGTGCTGCACAGCGGGCGCACGGTGATCCAGCACATCTACGACACGCACTTCGCCGGCGTGGCGGAGGTGGCGGCGATGCGGGAGCGCTGGCGGTCGCTGGCCGGGGCGCTCGACCCGGCGGTGCACGACCGGGTGGCCGAGCGCCTCGACGAGCAGTTCCGGTGCGCCGTAGAGTGGCGGGACCAGGTCAACACCTACTTCTTCCGCAAGTCCGGGGTGCCGGACGCGCACGGCCGTCGCATCCACTGA
- a CDS encoding extracellular solute-binding protein: MVQLSRRQVLFATGAAAVASLAGCGDDTPDKKDLDRNRAGAMEKYGVGDQFTATEPVTFSILYNNHPNYPLKPEWLFWSELARRTNVKLDPVAVPLSDYEQKRSVLVGSGDAPLIIPKTYHPQENAYVSSGAILPVSDYLDLMPHLKEKLERWNLRPETDTLRQQDGKFYLLPGLHEKPWQEYTLAVRTDVLEELRIPAPTTWDEVYAMLKAMRAAHPDVHPFSDRFGKPNPAGNLLNMLAQSYGLPGAGWNYHATSWDADAGRYVFTGASEKYRQVVEFLHKLVAEGLLDPETFTQTDDQARQKLANGRSFVISTNAQTLVNDYRPDIAKINPDARLKKILFPIGPAGPVNPASRLENGVMISSKARDGKHFVAMMQFIDWLWYSDTGQEFAKWGVEGTTFTRDAAGRRVPTPDVDIVGLNPKGTKHLQKDFGFANGVFAYGGKLDLVQSFFSPEELEFQKEMNARKPAPWVTPPPAPLSDSEQEQTTLWATALKDHVTQNTLKFALGQRPLGEWNAYVAELKAKNAEAYTELVNKAYERYRKNHG, from the coding sequence ATGGTCCAGCTGTCCCGGCGCCAGGTGCTGTTCGCCACCGGCGCGGCCGCCGTCGCCTCCCTGGCCGGCTGCGGCGACGACACCCCCGACAAGAAGGATCTCGACCGCAACCGCGCGGGCGCGATGGAGAAGTACGGCGTCGGGGACCAGTTCACGGCCACCGAACCGGTCACCTTCTCGATCCTCTACAACAACCACCCGAACTATCCGCTCAAGCCGGAGTGGCTGTTCTGGAGCGAGCTGGCCCGGCGGACCAACGTCAAGCTGGACCCGGTGGCGGTGCCGCTCAGCGACTACGAGCAGAAGCGCAGCGTGCTGGTCGGCTCCGGCGACGCCCCGCTGATCATCCCGAAGACCTACCACCCGCAGGAGAACGCCTACGTCTCCTCCGGCGCCATCCTGCCGGTCAGCGACTACCTGGACCTGATGCCGCACCTCAAGGAGAAGTTGGAGCGCTGGAACCTCCGGCCGGAGACGGACACGCTGCGGCAGCAGGACGGCAAGTTCTACCTGCTGCCCGGCCTGCACGAGAAGCCGTGGCAGGAGTACACGCTCGCGGTTCGCACCGACGTGCTGGAGGAGTTGCGGATCCCGGCCCCGACCACCTGGGACGAGGTGTACGCCATGCTCAAGGCGATGCGGGCGGCCCACCCGGACGTCCATCCGTTCTCCGACCGGTTCGGCAAGCCCAACCCGGCCGGAAACCTGCTGAACATGCTCGCCCAGTCGTACGGCCTGCCGGGCGCCGGCTGGAACTACCACGCCACGAGCTGGGACGCCGACGCCGGGAGGTACGTCTTCACCGGGGCGTCGGAGAAGTACCGGCAGGTGGTCGAGTTCCTGCACAAGCTCGTCGCCGAAGGGCTGCTGGACCCGGAGACGTTCACCCAGACCGACGACCAGGCCCGCCAGAAGCTCGCCAACGGCCGGTCGTTCGTGATCAGCACGAACGCGCAGACCCTGGTCAACGACTACCGCCCGGACATCGCCAAGATCAACCCCGACGCCCGGCTGAAGAAGATCCTGTTCCCGATCGGCCCGGCCGGCCCGGTCAACCCGGCGAGCCGGCTGGAGAACGGTGTGATGATCTCCAGCAAGGCCCGCGACGGCAAGCACTTCGTGGCCATGATGCAGTTCATCGACTGGCTCTGGTACTCCGACACCGGCCAGGAGTTCGCCAAGTGGGGCGTCGAGGGCACCACCTTCACCCGGGACGCCGCCGGCCGGCGCGTTCCCACCCCCGACGTCGACATCGTCGGACTCAACCCCAAGGGCACCAAGCACCTGCAGAAGGACTTCGGCTTCGCCAACGGCGTCTTCGCCTACGGCGGCAAGCTCGACCTGGTGCAGTCGTTCTTCTCCCCGGAGGAACTGGAGTTCCAGAAGGAGATGAACGCGCGCAAGCCCGCGCCCTGGGTGACCCCGCCGCCGGCGCCGCTCAGCGACTCCGAGCAGGAGCAGACCACGCTGTGGGCGACCGCGCTGAAGGACCACGTCACGCAGAACACGCTGAAGTTCGCCCTCGGCCAGCGCCCGCTCGGCGAGTGGAACGCCTACGTCGCGGAGCTGAAGGCCAAGAACGCCGAGGCGTACACCGAGCTGGTCAACAAGGCGTACGAGCGGTACCGCAAGAACCACGGATGA
- the manD gene encoding D-mannonate dehydratase ManD: protein MRIVDARVIVTCPGRNFVTLKVVTDEGVTGVGDATLNGRELAVASYLRDHVVPLLIGRDPARIEDTWQYLYQGSYWRRGPVTMSAIAAVDTALWDIKGKVAGLPVYQLLGGRSREGVTVYGHANGETVDEVLTEVARFVDLGYRAVRVQCGVPGLPRTYGVSTDKMFYEPADAALPTETTWSTEAYLAHVPTVFARVRDEFGPTLRLLHDVHHRLTPIEAARLGKSLEPYALTWMEDPVPADLPEGFRLIRRHTTTPIAVGEVFTSIFDAAQLIREQLIDYVRATVVHAGGLTHLRRIFDLAALHHVRSGSHGATDLSPVCMAAALQLDLAIPNFGLQEYMRHTAPTDEVFPHGYHFDGGYLHPAETPGLGVDIDEEAAARHPYAPAYLPVNRLTDGTVHPW, encoded by the coding sequence ATGCGCATCGTCGACGCCCGGGTGATCGTGACCTGTCCCGGCCGCAACTTCGTCACCCTCAAGGTCGTCACCGACGAGGGGGTCACCGGCGTCGGCGACGCCACCCTCAACGGCCGGGAACTGGCCGTCGCGTCCTATCTGCGCGACCACGTCGTGCCGCTGCTGATCGGGCGCGACCCGGCCCGGATCGAGGACACCTGGCAATACCTCTACCAGGGCTCCTACTGGCGGCGCGGGCCGGTCACGATGAGCGCGATCGCCGCCGTCGACACCGCGCTGTGGGACATCAAGGGCAAGGTCGCCGGGCTGCCGGTCTACCAGCTTCTCGGCGGCCGGTCCCGCGAGGGCGTGACCGTCTACGGCCACGCCAACGGCGAGACCGTCGATGAGGTGCTGACCGAGGTCGCCCGCTTCGTCGACCTCGGCTACCGCGCGGTGCGCGTGCAGTGCGGCGTTCCCGGCCTGCCCCGCACCTACGGCGTCAGCACCGACAAGATGTTCTACGAGCCCGCCGACGCCGCGCTGCCCACCGAGACGACCTGGTCGACCGAGGCCTACCTGGCCCACGTGCCGACCGTGTTCGCCCGGGTCCGCGACGAGTTCGGCCCCACCCTGCGGCTGCTGCACGACGTGCACCACCGGCTCACCCCGATCGAGGCGGCCCGCCTCGGCAAGAGCCTGGAGCCGTACGCGTTGACCTGGATGGAGGATCCTGTCCCGGCGGACCTGCCGGAGGGCTTCCGGCTCATCCGCCGACACACCACCACCCCGATCGCCGTCGGTGAGGTCTTCACCAGCATCTTCGACGCCGCGCAGCTCATCCGGGAACAGCTCATCGACTACGTCCGGGCCACCGTGGTGCACGCCGGCGGGCTCACCCACCTGCGCCGCATCTTCGACCTCGCCGCGCTGCACCACGTCCGTAGCGGCTCGCACGGCGCCACCGACCTGTCCCCGGTCTGCATGGCCGCCGCCCTCCAGCTCGACCTCGCGATCCCCAACTTCGGCCTGCAGGAGTACATGCGGCACACCGCGCCGACCGACGAGGTCTTCCCGCACGGCTACCACTTCGACGGCGGCTACCTGCACCCCGCCGAGACACCCGGGCTCGGCGTCGACATCGACGAGGAGGCCGCGGCCCGCCACCCGTACGCGCCGGCGTACCTGCCGGTGAACCGGCTGACCGACGGCACCGTGCACCCCTGGTGA
- a CDS encoding SCP2 sterol-binding domain-containing protein: MTFTDAFFDRLSAMGYDPRLGTVSGSVRIDIRADGGLRQWRLDIDRGHLRVTRDGGPASAVITTSERTAEAMATGGMNGLAAITRGEIMVDGDLGLALRIGRLFPTRAEAATRTGGPDGGAG; this comes from the coding sequence ATGACGTTCACCGACGCCTTCTTCGACCGGTTGTCGGCAATGGGGTACGACCCTCGGCTCGGCACGGTCAGCGGCAGTGTCCGGATCGACATCCGCGCCGACGGCGGCCTGCGGCAGTGGCGACTCGACATCGACCGGGGGCACCTGCGCGTCACCCGCGACGGCGGCCCCGCCTCCGCGGTCATCACCACGTCCGAGCGGACCGCCGAGGCGATGGCGACGGGCGGGATGAACGGGTTGGCCGCGATCACCCGGGGCGAGATCATGGTCGACGGGGATCTCGGCCTGGCGCTGCGGATCGGGCGGCTGTTCCCGACCCGGGCGGAGGCGGCCACCCGGACGGGCGGGCCCGACGGCGGCGCCGGATGA
- a CDS encoding GH39 family glycosyl hydrolase — MMRLIVPDRPVGRLTDAWRTCVGTGRFDLALRRDHQESLALVQREIGFRHIRGHGLLSDGVGVHRPYEWRGEHRVRHAFTYVDQVVDAYLDLGVRPFVELGFMPSTLASGEQTVFWWRGNVTPPRSLREWGDLVRATVAHLVDRYGLDEVRGWPIEVWNEPNLTEFWAGADQAAYHRLYEVSAHAVKDVDAALQVGGPALSPGADGWLAPFAEFVTARDVPVDFVSRHAYTSGPARHVPFGTRQALAPAAELLAQFAAPRRRLAGTALADRPVHITEFNSSYRPDNPIHDTAFHAAYLAPVLAGGGELVDSFSYWTFCDVFEEQGVPTALLHGGFGLLTHRQVRKPTYHLYAFMARLGDEVLARGADHLVTRHPDGRIAVLAWAPVDVTGREPTPERHTVALSVPIGRPGTVSAFLLRRSVSEDAGNVWAAWREMGSPQSPRPRQLDALREAAEPARTHRALPVTGGRADVDLTLARHEVTLAELTPVVDETPPWWDDRLLDPPEARP; from the coding sequence ATGATGCGGCTCATCGTTCCCGACCGGCCCGTCGGCCGGCTGACCGACGCCTGGCGTACCTGCGTGGGCACCGGCCGGTTCGACCTGGCGCTGCGACGCGACCACCAGGAATCGCTGGCGCTGGTGCAGCGGGAGATCGGCTTCCGGCACATCCGCGGGCACGGGCTGCTCAGCGACGGCGTCGGCGTGCACCGGCCCTACGAGTGGCGGGGCGAGCATCGGGTGCGGCACGCCTTCACGTACGTCGACCAGGTCGTCGACGCCTACCTCGACCTCGGGGTCCGGCCGTTCGTGGAGCTGGGCTTCATGCCCTCGACGCTCGCCTCCGGCGAGCAGACGGTGTTCTGGTGGCGGGGCAACGTGACGCCGCCGCGCTCGCTGCGCGAGTGGGGCGACCTGGTCCGGGCCACGGTGGCCCACCTGGTCGACCGGTACGGCCTCGACGAGGTGCGCGGCTGGCCGATCGAGGTGTGGAACGAGCCCAACCTGACCGAGTTCTGGGCGGGCGCCGACCAGGCCGCCTACCACCGCCTCTACGAGGTGTCGGCGCACGCGGTCAAGGACGTCGACGCCGCGTTGCAGGTCGGCGGGCCGGCCCTCTCCCCCGGCGCCGACGGGTGGCTGGCGCCGTTCGCCGAGTTCGTCACCGCGCGCGACGTGCCCGTCGACTTCGTCAGCCGGCACGCCTACACCTCCGGCCCGGCGCGGCATGTGCCGTTCGGCACCCGGCAGGCCCTCGCCCCGGCGGCGGAGCTGCTGGCCCAGTTCGCCGCGCCCCGCCGCCGCCTGGCCGGCACCGCGCTGGCCGACCGGCCGGTGCACATCACCGAGTTCAACTCCTCGTACCGGCCGGACAACCCGATCCACGACACCGCCTTCCACGCCGCCTACCTGGCGCCCGTGCTGGCCGGTGGCGGGGAGCTGGTCGACTCGTTCTCGTACTGGACCTTCTGCGACGTGTTCGAGGAGCAGGGGGTGCCCACCGCCCTGCTGCACGGCGGCTTCGGCCTGCTCACCCACCGGCAGGTCAGGAAGCCCACCTACCACCTGTACGCGTTCATGGCCCGGCTCGGCGACGAGGTGCTCGCCCGCGGGGCGGACCATCTCGTCACCCGCCACCCCGACGGCCGGATCGCGGTGCTGGCCTGGGCGCCGGTGGACGTCACCGGCCGGGAGCCGACGCCCGAGCGGCACACCGTGGCGCTGTCCGTCCCGATCGGCCGGCCGGGCACCGTGTCGGCGTTCCTGCTGCGCCGGTCGGTGAGCGAGGACGCCGGCAACGTCTGGGCGGCCTGGCGGGAGATGGGCAGCCCGCAGTCGCCCCGGCCACGGCAGCTCGACGCGTTGCGGGAGGCGGCCGAACCGGCCCGTACCCACCGGGCGCTGCCGGTCACCGGCGGGCGGGCCGACGTGGACCTGACACTCGCCCGGCACGAGGTGACCCTCGCCGAGCTGACCCCGGTGGTGGACGAGACTCCACCGTGGTGGGACGACCGCCTGCTCGACCCGCCCGAGGCACGGCCGTGA
- a CDS encoding carbohydrate ABC transporter permease: MSVDARARGRASRPRGPRPTRGYRIFQAVNAVVLTGVVVVTVYPFLTIVARSLSDNAAIVAGRVNLVPRGFNLTAYRVVTSDPAFWVSYRNTVVYTVVATLVSVVLTTCYAYVLSKRHLRGRTALVGVAVLTMFFTGGLIPNYVLVTSLGLKNTVWAIALPNAINVFNLLVMKAFFESLPVELEEAAAVDGLDTYGTLLRIVLPLSKAMVATMVLFYAVSFWNSWFAAFLYMDRQDLLPVTVYLRNLLAGATDATQTGGGLGSANDVVQSAATIQSVTIVLTVLPILAVYPFIQRYFVSGIMLGAVKG; the protein is encoded by the coding sequence GTGAGCGTGGACGCCCGCGCACGGGGGCGGGCGTCCCGGCCGCGTGGCCCCCGACCCACCCGGGGCTACCGGATCTTCCAGGCGGTCAACGCCGTCGTCCTGACCGGCGTCGTGGTGGTGACGGTGTACCCGTTCCTCACCATCGTCGCGCGGTCGCTCAGCGACAACGCGGCCATCGTCGCGGGCCGGGTCAACCTCGTCCCGCGCGGGTTCAACCTGACCGCCTACCGGGTGGTGACCTCGGATCCGGCGTTCTGGGTCAGCTACCGCAACACCGTCGTCTACACGGTGGTCGCCACGCTCGTCTCCGTCGTGCTGACCACCTGCTACGCGTACGTGCTGTCGAAGCGGCACCTGCGGGGCCGGACCGCGCTGGTCGGCGTCGCCGTGCTCACCATGTTCTTCACCGGCGGCCTGATCCCCAACTACGTGCTGGTCACCAGCCTGGGGCTGAAGAACACGGTGTGGGCGATCGCGCTGCCCAACGCGATCAACGTGTTCAACCTGCTGGTCATGAAGGCGTTCTTCGAGAGCCTGCCGGTCGAGCTGGAGGAGGCCGCCGCGGTCGACGGCCTGGACACGTACGGCACGCTGCTGCGGATCGTGCTGCCGCTGTCCAAGGCGATGGTGGCCACGATGGTGCTCTTCTACGCCGTCTCGTTCTGGAACTCCTGGTTCGCCGCGTTCCTCTACATGGACCGCCAGGACCTGCTCCCGGTGACCGTCTACCTGCGCAACCTGCTCGCCGGCGCGACCGACGCCACGCAGACCGGCGGTGGGCTCGGCAGCGCGAACGACGTCGTGCAGTCCGCCGCCACCATCCAGTCCGTGACCATCGTGCTGACCGTCCTGCCGATCCTCGCGGTCTATCCCTTCATCCAGCGCTACTTCGTCTCCGGAATCATGCTCGGCGCCGTGAAGGGATAG
- a CDS encoding amylo-alpha-1,6-glucosidase encodes MPGTVSCIDGSTFVVSDSCGDIESSPAAPVGLFAADSRYLSRWVLTVDGERMTALSVDDSHYFEAAFFLVPGGQMDYVQADVSAIRRRRIDADLTEWITVFNYGDQPREVAVRLEVAADFADIFEIKFNVGTKAGETYTEVAPDGLRLGYRRGTFHREVALSADRPATFTPEDIRFSVRLAPGADWSVELRAEMRAWRPDGVDLRAGPRALRADPSVLPDGVRAWVAAAPTLDTDSATLRQVYQRSLVDLAALRFAPLSLGGATVPAAGLPWFMTLFGRDSLLTCLQTLPFTPSLTPPTLRILASLQGARTDDVLEEDPGRILHELRYGESAAFEEQPHSPYYGTVDATPLFVVLLDEYERWSGDTALVRELEQEARAALGWMDRHADLTGAGYVSYRRRNLDTGLDNQCWKDSWDSISYADGRLPGFPRSTCETQGYAYDAKIRAARLARTVWHDVPFAERLEREAAELFERFNRDFWLADRGWYAVALDADGTPVDSLTSNIGHLLWSGVVPPDRAARVAEHLMSPALFSGWGVRTMAEGQSRYNPLGYHTGTVWPFDNSFIAWGLRRYGMTDEAGRIAEGIISAAAYFEGRLPEAFGGFDRRTTRYPVRYPTAGSPQAWSSGAPLLFLRTLLGLDPHEDHLAAIPALPAAFDRIALLDVPGRWGRLDAFARHRPDNPPATTY; translated from the coding sequence GTGCCGGGCACGGTCTCCTGCATCGACGGCAGCACGTTCGTCGTGTCGGACAGCTGCGGCGACATCGAGTCCTCGCCGGCCGCCCCGGTCGGCCTGTTCGCCGCCGACAGCCGATACCTGTCGCGGTGGGTGCTCACCGTCGACGGCGAGCGGATGACCGCCCTGTCGGTGGACGACAGCCACTACTTCGAGGCCGCGTTCTTCCTGGTCCCCGGCGGTCAGATGGACTACGTGCAGGCCGACGTGTCGGCCATCCGGCGACGGCGCATCGACGCCGACCTGACCGAGTGGATCACCGTCTTCAACTACGGCGACCAGCCGCGCGAGGTGGCGGTCCGGCTGGAGGTGGCGGCCGACTTCGCCGACATCTTCGAGATCAAGTTCAACGTCGGCACGAAGGCCGGTGAGACGTACACCGAGGTCGCGCCGGACGGCCTGCGGCTGGGCTACCGGCGCGGCACCTTCCACCGCGAGGTCGCCCTGAGCGCGGACCGGCCGGCGACCTTCACCCCCGAGGACATCCGGTTCTCGGTCCGGCTGGCGCCCGGGGCCGACTGGTCGGTCGAGCTGCGCGCGGAGATGCGCGCGTGGCGGCCCGACGGCGTCGACCTGCGGGCCGGGCCCCGCGCCCTGCGCGCGGACCCGTCCGTCCTGCCCGACGGCGTGCGGGCCTGGGTGGCCGCGGCGCCGACCCTGGACACCGACAGCGCCACCCTGCGGCAGGTGTACCAGCGCAGCCTGGTCGACCTCGCGGCGCTGCGCTTCGCGCCGCTCTCGCTCGGCGGCGCCACCGTGCCCGCGGCCGGCCTGCCCTGGTTCATGACGCTGTTCGGCCGCGACAGCCTGCTCACCTGCCTGCAGACCCTCCCGTTCACGCCGTCGCTGACCCCGCCGACCCTGCGCATCCTCGCCTCGTTGCAGGGCGCGCGGACCGACGACGTGCTGGAGGAGGACCCCGGGCGCATCCTGCACGAGCTGCGCTACGGCGAGTCCGCGGCGTTCGAGGAACAACCCCACTCGCCCTACTACGGCACGGTCGACGCCACCCCGCTGTTCGTGGTGCTGCTCGACGAGTACGAACGCTGGAGCGGGGACACCGCGCTGGTGCGGGAACTCGAGCAGGAGGCCCGCGCGGCGCTGGGCTGGATGGACCGGCACGCCGACCTGACCGGCGCCGGCTACGTGTCCTACCGGCGGCGCAACCTCGACACCGGCCTGGACAACCAGTGCTGGAAGGACTCCTGGGACAGCATCTCCTACGCCGACGGCCGGTTGCCGGGCTTTCCCCGCTCGACCTGCGAGACCCAGGGGTACGCGTACGACGCCAAGATCCGCGCGGCCCGGCTGGCGCGCACGGTCTGGCACGACGTGCCCTTCGCCGAGCGGCTCGAACGGGAGGCGGCGGAGCTGTTCGAGCGCTTCAACCGCGACTTCTGGCTGGCGGACCGCGGCTGGTACGCGGTGGCGCTCGACGCGGACGGCACCCCGGTGGACAGCCTCACCTCGAACATCGGGCACCTGTTGTGGAGCGGGGTCGTGCCGCCGGACCGGGCCGCGCGGGTGGCCGAGCACCTGATGAGCCCGGCGCTGTTCTCCGGCTGGGGCGTCCGCACGATGGCCGAGGGACAGAGCCGGTACAACCCGCTGGGCTACCACACCGGGACCGTGTGGCCGTTCGACAACTCGTTCATCGCCTGGGGGCTGCGGCGCTACGGCATGACCGACGAGGCCGGCCGGATCGCCGAGGGCATCATCTCCGCCGCCGCCTACTTCGAGGGACGCCTGCCCGAGGCGTTCGGTGGCTTCGACCGCCGGACCACCCGCTACCCGGTGCGCTACCCGACCGCCGGCAGCCCGCAGGCCTGGTCCAGCGGGGCACCGCTGCTGTTCCTGCGTACCCTGCTCGGCCTCGATCCGCACGAGGACCATCTCGCCGCGATCCCGGCCCTGCCGGCGGCGTTCGACCGCATCGCCCTGTTGGACGTGCCCGGGCGCTGGGGTCGCCTGGACGCGTTCGCCCGGCACCGGCCGGACAACCCGCCGGCCACCACGTACTGA